One Engystomops pustulosus chromosome 7, aEngPut4.maternal, whole genome shotgun sequence DNA window includes the following coding sequences:
- the PABPN1L gene encoding embryonic polyadenylate-binding protein 2 isoform X3, protein MIQADLSYISKVWGNHSQLPSNCDVMWKMSGKDSEQIPEHTEEDQQEDCDYDDPELKAIRMRVREMEEETERLKGLTGDDTVPVGSSKAGTLHPLSVEEKREADKRSVYVGNVDYGGTAKDLEGHFSNCGSINRITILCDKFSGHPKGYAYIEFAEKSSVEAAIAMDETVFRGRTIKVLPKRTNMPGISTTDRGGFRGRPRGHRGNIQRGHRPRGRPYRGRGRTGQWNKPG, encoded by the exons ATGATACAAGCAG ACCTGAGCTACATTAGTAAGGTGTGGGGTAACCACAGCCAATTACCTTCTAATTGTGATGTAATGTGGAAAATGTCTGGGAAGGATTCTGAACAGATCCCAGAGCATACTGAAGAGGACCAACAAGAAGACTGTGACTATGATGATCCC GAACTGAAAGCAATAAGGATGCGAGTACGGGAGATGGAAGAGGAGACAGAGCGCCTGAAGGGACTTACTGGGGATGATACAGTGCCAGTTGGGAGTTCTAAAGCTG GAACTCTTCATCCTCTGAGTGTTGAGGAAAAGCGGGAAGCTGACAAACGATCTGTGTATGTAGGAAAT GTGGATTACGGAGGCACAGCAAAGGATTTAGAAGGTCATTTCAGCAACTGTGGGTCCATCAACCGGATAACAATTCTGTGTGACAAATTCTCAGGTCATCCCAAAGG ATATGCATACATAGAATTTGCAGAAAAGAGCTCAGTAGAAGCTGCCATAGCGATGGATGAAACTGTGTTTAGAGGACGAACTATTAAG GTTCTACCTAAAAGGACAAATATGCCTGGAATCAGCACTACAGATAGGGGAGGGTTCCGTGGAAGACCTCGAGGGCATAGGGGGAACATTCAAAGAGGACATAGGCCTAGGGGTCGTCCGTACAG AGGTCGTGGAAGAACAGGCCAATGGAataaacctgggtaa
- the PABPN1L gene encoding embryonic polyadenylate-binding protein 2 isoform X2, translating to MFLLSETIRYLSYISKVWGNHSQLPSNCDVMWKMSGKDSEQIPEHTEEDQQEDCDYDDPELKAIRMRVREMEEETERLKGLTGDDTVPVGSSKAGTLHPLSVEEKREADKRSVYVGNVDYGGTAKDLEGHFSNCGSINRITILCDKFSGHPKGYAYIEFAEKSSVEAAIAMDETVFRGRTIKVLPKRTNMPGISTTDRGGFRGRPRGHRGNIQRGHRPRGRPYRGRGRTGQWNKPG from the exons ATGTTTCTACTCTCTGAAACTATAAGAT ACCTGAGCTACATTAGTAAGGTGTGGGGTAACCACAGCCAATTACCTTCTAATTGTGATGTAATGTGGAAAATGTCTGGGAAGGATTCTGAACAGATCCCAGAGCATACTGAAGAGGACCAACAAGAAGACTGTGACTATGATGATCCC GAACTGAAAGCAATAAGGATGCGAGTACGGGAGATGGAAGAGGAGACAGAGCGCCTGAAGGGACTTACTGGGGATGATACAGTGCCAGTTGGGAGTTCTAAAGCTG GAACTCTTCATCCTCTGAGTGTTGAGGAAAAGCGGGAAGCTGACAAACGATCTGTGTATGTAGGAAAT GTGGATTACGGAGGCACAGCAAAGGATTTAGAAGGTCATTTCAGCAACTGTGGGTCCATCAACCGGATAACAATTCTGTGTGACAAATTCTCAGGTCATCCCAAAGG ATATGCATACATAGAATTTGCAGAAAAGAGCTCAGTAGAAGCTGCCATAGCGATGGATGAAACTGTGTTTAGAGGACGAACTATTAAG GTTCTACCTAAAAGGACAAATATGCCTGGAATCAGCACTACAGATAGGGGAGGGTTCCGTGGAAGACCTCGAGGGCATAGGGGGAACATTCAAAGAGGACATAGGCCTAGGGGTCGTCCGTACAG AGGTCGTGGAAGAACAGGCCAATGGAataaacctgggtaa
- the PABPN1L gene encoding embryonic polyadenylate-binding protein 2 isoform X1, whose protein sequence is MSRSFCPQPKIQAYLSYISKVWGNHSQLPSNCDVMWKMSGKDSEQIPEHTEEDQQEDCDYDDPELKAIRMRVREMEEETERLKGLTGDDTVPVGSSKAGTLHPLSVEEKREADKRSVYVGNVDYGGTAKDLEGHFSNCGSINRITILCDKFSGHPKGYAYIEFAEKSSVEAAIAMDETVFRGRTIKVLPKRTNMPGISTTDRGGFRGRPRGHRGNIQRGHRPRGRPYRGRGRTGQWNKPG, encoded by the exons ATGTCTAGAAGCTTCTGTCCTCAACCCAAAATCCAGGCTT ACCTGAGCTACATTAGTAAGGTGTGGGGTAACCACAGCCAATTACCTTCTAATTGTGATGTAATGTGGAAAATGTCTGGGAAGGATTCTGAACAGATCCCAGAGCATACTGAAGAGGACCAACAAGAAGACTGTGACTATGATGATCCC GAACTGAAAGCAATAAGGATGCGAGTACGGGAGATGGAAGAGGAGACAGAGCGCCTGAAGGGACTTACTGGGGATGATACAGTGCCAGTTGGGAGTTCTAAAGCTG GAACTCTTCATCCTCTGAGTGTTGAGGAAAAGCGGGAAGCTGACAAACGATCTGTGTATGTAGGAAAT GTGGATTACGGAGGCACAGCAAAGGATTTAGAAGGTCATTTCAGCAACTGTGGGTCCATCAACCGGATAACAATTCTGTGTGACAAATTCTCAGGTCATCCCAAAGG ATATGCATACATAGAATTTGCAGAAAAGAGCTCAGTAGAAGCTGCCATAGCGATGGATGAAACTGTGTTTAGAGGACGAACTATTAAG GTTCTACCTAAAAGGACAAATATGCCTGGAATCAGCACTACAGATAGGGGAGGGTTCCGTGGAAGACCTCGAGGGCATAGGGGGAACATTCAAAGAGGACATAGGCCTAGGGGTCGTCCGTACAG AGGTCGTGGAAGAACAGGCCAATGGAataaacctgggtaa
- the PABPN1L gene encoding embryonic polyadenylate-binding protein 2 isoform X4, producing the protein MWKMSGKDSEQIPEHTEEDQQEDCDYDDPELKAIRMRVREMEEETERLKGLTGDDTVPVGSSKAGTLHPLSVEEKREADKRSVYVGNVDYGGTAKDLEGHFSNCGSINRITILCDKFSGHPKGYAYIEFAEKSSVEAAIAMDETVFRGRTIKVLPKRTNMPGISTTDRGGFRGRPRGHRGNIQRGHRPRGRPYRGRGRTGQWNKPG; encoded by the exons ATGTGGAAAATGTCTGGGAAGGATTCTGAACAGATCCCAGAGCATACTGAAGAGGACCAACAAGAAGACTGTGACTATGATGATCCC GAACTGAAAGCAATAAGGATGCGAGTACGGGAGATGGAAGAGGAGACAGAGCGCCTGAAGGGACTTACTGGGGATGATACAGTGCCAGTTGGGAGTTCTAAAGCTG GAACTCTTCATCCTCTGAGTGTTGAGGAAAAGCGGGAAGCTGACAAACGATCTGTGTATGTAGGAAAT GTGGATTACGGAGGCACAGCAAAGGATTTAGAAGGTCATTTCAGCAACTGTGGGTCCATCAACCGGATAACAATTCTGTGTGACAAATTCTCAGGTCATCCCAAAGG ATATGCATACATAGAATTTGCAGAAAAGAGCTCAGTAGAAGCTGCCATAGCGATGGATGAAACTGTGTTTAGAGGACGAACTATTAAG GTTCTACCTAAAAGGACAAATATGCCTGGAATCAGCACTACAGATAGGGGAGGGTTCCGTGGAAGACCTCGAGGGCATAGGGGGAACATTCAAAGAGGACATAGGCCTAGGGGTCGTCCGTACAG AGGTCGTGGAAGAACAGGCCAATGGAataaacctgggtaa